In one Salvelinus fontinalis isolate EN_2023a chromosome 16, ASM2944872v1, whole genome shotgun sequence genomic region, the following are encoded:
- the LOC129813437 gene encoding homeobox protein Nkx-2.8-like: MAGAAKFSFSVRSILDLPENDAETVQPSPGNSCSSSPYSSWMDSDRTPCLSSDESSLETAPHSTKSDESSLDSEAEKKKKCRVLFSKAQTFELERRFRQQRYLSAPEREQIAHLLRLTPTQIKIWFQNHRYKMKRSRAEGESQDINQPPMLRRVVVPILVRDGKPYQTCFIDTEKGGCLGPNTCPGTPFSFGYQSFQHPSPFALPQQYQHFASPAASRHTFAWRDFLNDSAQFSAFK; this comes from the exons ATGGCTGGTGCTGCAAAGTTCAGTTTTTCCGTGAGGAGCATCCTGGATTTGCCTGAAAATGACGCAGAGACAGTGCAGCCCTCCCCCGGTAACTCCTGCTCCAGCTCCCCTTACTCCTCCTGGATGGACAGCGACCGTACCCCTTGTCTCT CTTCAGACGAGAGCAGCCTGGAGACTGCCCCACACTCTACCAAGTCAGATGAGTCTTCTCTGGACTCAGAGGccgagaagaagaagaagtgccGCGTGCTCTTCTCCAAGGCCCAGACCTTTGAGCTCGAGAGGCGTTTCCGTCAGCAGCGCTATCTGTCAGCACCAGAGCGCGAGCAGATTGCCCATCTCCTCCGCTTGACGCCGACGCAGATTAAGATCTGGTTCCAGAACCACCGGTACAAAATGAAGAGGTCACGAGCAGAAGGAGAGTCACAAGACATAAACCAACCGCCTATGTTGCGCAGAGTAGTGGTACCCATCCTAGTTCGGGATGGCAAGCCGTATCAGACCTGTTTCATTGACACGGAGAAAGGAGGCTGTCTTGGACCGAACACATGCCCGGGTACACCCTTCAGTTTTGGGTACCAGTCTTTCCAGCATCCGTCGCCGTTCGCTCTACCTCAACAATACCAGCACTTTGCCAGCCCGGCAGCATCCAGACACACCTTCGCTTGGAGAGACTTTCTGAATGACTCAGCTCAATTCAGTGCTTTTAAATGA